From one Nilaparvata lugens isolate BPH chromosome 2, ASM1435652v1, whole genome shotgun sequence genomic stretch:
- the LOC111056053 gene encoding heme oxygenase 1, with the protein MASEVPFNKQLRKATRDVHAMSDALVNAKLAFAMSDNSVWAEGLLVFYEIFRYLELAMHRLRDTPVGELHIEGMARSEAFERDLDFYLGANWRQNYKPRDSVANYLAHLQRIEREDPIRLCAYVYHLYMGLFSGGQILRKKRNVTKKFRSFAYFLYSNDVTTEAKRKGGDAVTDFGDNSVYELKLKLVKSMNSIAANMDEKTRMALIEESKTVFLLNNSLVKTVRGADEVLLRRLIVFAIVIVILMILFFVFIAKE; encoded by the exons ATGGCTTCAGAAGTTCCTTTCAACAAGCAGCTAAGGAAAGCTACGAGAGATGTTCATGCTATGAGTGACGCACTTGTTAATGCGAAGCTGGCTTTTg CCATGTCGGACAATTCCGTTTGGGCCGAAGGCCTGCTGGTGTTCTACGAGATTTTCCGCTACCTCGAGTTGGCCATGCATCGACTGCGCGACACACCAGTTGGCGAACTGCACATAGAAGGCATGGCCCGCTCAGAGGCCTTTGAGCGCGACCTTGACTTCTATCTGGGCGCAAACTGGCGCCAAAACTACAAACCGCGAGACAGTGTTGCCAACTATCTGGCGCATCTGCAGCGCATCGAAAGGGAAGACCCGATCAGACTATGCGCCTACGTCTACCATCTTTACATGGGTCTGTTTTCTGGCGGCCAAATTCTCCGTAAAAAGAGGAATGTCACCAAAAAATTCCGATCTTTCGCGTATTTCCTGTATTCTAACGATGTGACCACAGAGGCAAAACGGAAAGGTGGAGATGCCGTCACAGATTTTGGGGATAATTCGGTCTATGAACTGAAACTTAAACTAGTCAAATCTATGAACTCCATCGCTGCAAACATGGATGAAAAAACTAGGATGGCTCTAATCGAGGAAAGTAAaactgtttttcttttgaacaaTTCACTGGTGAAAACTGTGAGGGGTGCCGATGAAGTTCTTCTGAGAAGACTTATTGTTTTCGCTATCGTTATAGTAATACTCATGATATTGTTCTTCGTTTTCATTGCCAAAGAGTAG